Part of the Deinococcus fonticola genome is shown below.
CGGGCCAGGCAGTCCGCCCGGCAGCGGCTGGCGGGTGAACAGGGCGGCGCGAATGTCGGTGGCGTTCAGGCCGGGTTCCTCGGGCGTGACCAGACGTGTCCAGCCAGGGAACCAGTGCAGGTAACCGGTGCTGGCGTCCTTCTCGAAGCCCACCAGGGCCACGCGGGCGTCCGGGCCGAAGACCTGGGCGGCCACGGCGCGCACGTCGGCGGCCCACAACTCCGCGTCGAAGCGGTCCGGCAGCGGGCGAAAGGTCACGCGGTGCAGGTCGGCACCCCGCTGGGCCAGGGCGGCGGCGAACATGGCGTGGCGCTCCTGCGCGGTGAAGGGGTTTTTGACGCTGCGGGCCAGGTTCGCGCTGCCCAGCAGCACCAGCACGTGGGGCGCGGCGTCCAGTGCGGCCAGCACGGTGGACACGTGCGCGTGGTGCGGCGGCTGGAAGCGCCCGACGAACACCGCCCCTTCTCCGCTGCCCGAACTGTTCATTTCGTGTGCTGCGCCTGCAAGTCCTCCATGACGCGCTGGCGCAGACCGGCGGCGTCCGGGGCGAGGCTCACGCGGTAGATGTGCGGGTTCAGCAGGCGGCGCGTCTCGGTGGCCACGCGGGCCAGTTGCCGCGCCGAGAACGCCTGAATGTCCGTGAGCGTGCGGGCCGGGGCGGTGCGGTGTCCCCCTTGCATCACGGTCTGGCGGGCCGGCTGCCAGTTCAGTCCGGCGGGAATGGGGGCCGAGCGCAGGGGATTCACCGGGTCGCTGACGCGCTGGGCAGCCTGCGGCGCGCCGCCCAGCGTCAGCACATCCCATTGCAGCTGTTCATTGGCCTGCTTACCGTTCTGTTTACTGGCGCGCCAGACGTGCTTCACGCCGGGCAGGCTGGCCTTGCCGGGGTCGCCCGTGAGTTTCATGCGCGGCACGCCGCCGAGGGACGCGAGCTTGTAGACACCGCCGAGGGCGCCGCCCCCAGGCCCGCCCGCCGTGGCGAGCTGCGTGCCCACACCGTACACGTCGATGCGCCCCCCCTCGGAGATGATCCCGGCGATGACCGCTTCCGAAAGGTCGTTGCTGGCGATGATCTTCACGTCCGGGAAACCGGCTGCGTCCAGCTCGGCGCGGGCGGTGCGCGACAGGTAGGCCAGGTCGCCGCTGTCGAGGCGAATGCCGCGCAGTTCGTGGCCGGCCGCGCGCAGTTCCCGCGCCACCGTGATGGCGTTGGGCAGGCCGCTGCGCAGCGTGTCGATGGTGTCCAGCAGCAGCACGGTGCTGTCCGGGTAGAGCCTGGCGTAGGCGCGAAAGGCCGCCAGTTCGTCCGGGAAACTCTCGACCCAGGCGTGCGCGTGTGTGCCGGACACTGGAATGCCGAAGCGCTGCCCGGC
Proteins encoded:
- a CDS encoding adenylyltransferase/cytidyltransferase family protein, which gives rise to MNSSGSGEGAVFVGRFQPPHHAHVSTVLAALDAAPHVLVLLGSANLARSVKNPFTAQERHAMFAAALAQRGADLHRVTFRPLPDRFDAELWAADVRAVAAQVFGPDARVALVGFEKDASTGYLHWFPGWTRLVTPEEPGLNATDIRAALFTRQPLPGGLPGPVLDFLRQFPQGRGFPRLVREWQAVQAARAAAGPGPHRELRWLDVRGPDLTLHQRTQDIGQGLWELPGRPLVVGEGAAGEGVPEGATVFDHPSRSLVVPSAAYVLRAAAPPEYPGERVAIAHALLRPRKFFEDHHVILTRMLGREED
- a CDS encoding nicotinate phosphoribosyltransferase, whose amino-acid sequence is MTAPCLTSALFTDLYQLTMMQGYFFNGLHTQEAVFDLYFRRLPFEGGYAVWAGLEPMLDTLEALRFSEDDLAYLGTLGQFRPEFLAALREWRFSGQIEAFAEGDVVFPHEPLLTVTAPLWEAQLIETMLLNTLNFQTLVATKAARCVLAARSSPHGGEVLEFGARRAQGPDGALSAARAAFVGGASATSHVEAGQRFGIPVSGTHAHAWVESFPDELAAFRAYARLYPDSTVLLLDTIDTLRSGLPNAITVARELRAAGHELRGIRLDSGDLAYLSRTARAELDAAGFPDVKIIASNDLSEAVIAGIISEGGRIDVYGVGTQLATAGGPGGGALGGVYKLASLGGVPRMKLTGDPGKASLPGVKHVWRASKQNGKQANEQLQWDVLTLGGAPQAAQRVSDPVNPLRSAPIPAGLNWQPARQTVMQGGHRTAPARTLTDIQAFSARQLARVATETRRLLNPHIYRVSLAPDAAGLRQRVMEDLQAQHTK